The sequence below is a genomic window from Microbacterium sp. cx-55.
CCGCTTTCAGCGCCGCGATCGCCGTCGCGGGCTCGGAGATGAAGCGGTACTCGACCCCGCCGAGTGCCGGCGCGCCACCCCAGTAGTCGGGATTCGCCGTCAACGTGATGTGATCGCCGGAGGTGTACTCCGACACGGAGAAGGGGCCGGTGCCGACGGGAGCTGTGGTGATGTCGCCGGACTCGACGTTGGCCTGCTCCACGATCGCCATCCCCTTGAACCCGCCGAGGTTCGACAGCAGGTTGGGCGTGGGCTGTGCGACGGTGATGACGACCGTGCTGTCGTCGGGCGCGGCCACGTCGGTGACGGAGCTGAACTTCCAGGCATTGGAGAGCTGCTCGTCGATGATGCGGTCGTAGGAGTAGACGACGTCCTCACTGGTGAAGGCGGATCCGTCGTGGAAGGTCACGCCGCTGCGGAGAGTGAAGGTCCAGGTGAGCTGATCGTCGCTCACCTCCCAACTCTCGGCGAGCGCGGGCTGCATCTCGAGGTTCTCGTCGGGCTCGACGAGCGTGTCGAAGACGTTCTCGAGCACCTCGAACGAGAAGTAGGAGCTGGTCTTCTGCGGGTCGAGCTGGTCGGGCTCCCCGCCGATGGCGGCCACGAGAGTCCGGTCGCCGGAGGCACCGGTCGAGTCGCCGATGTCGACACCCTCTCCCGCGGAGCAGCCGGCGAGGGCGAGGGAGACGACGAGAATCGCCGCTCCGAATGCGGTGCGCTGGGACATGGTGTGCCTCTCGTGGGGTGAACAGATCATCATTTAGATGATGATTCGATCAGTATGTGCGAGCATGGGAGGCGAGACAAGCCCACGGTCATCTCGAAACAGAATCTTCACAAACGCCCGCCGCGACTCCGGTGAGCTGCCGGGCGGCACCGCAGAGGAGCAGCATGACCTTCACCGTCCTGGCCCGCGACCGCAACTCCGGTCTTCTCGGGGCAGCCACCGCGAGTAGATCGCTCGCCGCCGGCAACGCCGTGCTCGCGATCCGCCCCGGAGTCGGAGCGGTGGCCAGCCAGGCGTGGACCAATCGCTCGCTCCGTGGTCTGCTGCTCGACGAACTCGCCGCCGGGACGAGCGCACCGGATGCCGTCGAACGCATCCCCGCGTGGGATGAGCGCGCCGAGCTCCGCCAGGTCGCGGCGCTTCCCGCGACCGGACCGGGAGCGGCGCGGTCGGGCCGAGACGTCACCGAATGGGCGGGCCACATCGTGGGCACCGACATCGTCGTGGCCGGAAACTTCCTGTCGGGGCCGGATGTGCTGCCGGCGATGATCGCCCGCCTGGCGCAGATTCCGGAGATCGACGCCGCCGATCCCGAGCGAGCAGTCCTGTTCGCCCGCGAACTCGTCGCGGCTCTCACATCCGGGGAACGCGCCGGCGGAGATGCCCGCGGACGACAGAGCGCCGCGGTGCTCGTGGCCGCCGTCGACCACACGGACGACCTGAGCGTCGATCTGCGCGTCGACGATCATCTCGACCCGCTGCCCGAGCTGACCCGACTGGTCGCCCTTCGCGGCCTCGATCTCTCGGAGCGGATCAGCGCTCGAACGGAGTGACGGCGCCCACCACGACCGTGACACCGTCGTAGCCG
It includes:
- a CDS encoding DUF1028 domain-containing protein, encoding MTFTVLARDRNSGLLGAATASRSLAAGNAVLAIRPGVGAVASQAWTNRSLRGLLLDELAAGTSAPDAVERIPAWDERAELRQVAALPATGPGAARSGRDVTEWAGHIVGTDIVVAGNFLSGPDVLPAMIARLAQIPEIDAADPERAVLFARELVAALTSGERAGGDARGRQSAAVLVAAVDHTDDLSVDLRVDDHLDPLPELTRLVALRGLDLSERISARTE